The genomic segment TCTGGTAGAATGGATATATTCGCTGTGCTACATACGTTAGGAGGCAAGTTCATGACCCGTCAGGAAACTTTGTATGATTTGATTGTTCTCGGGGGTGGCCCTGCAGGGCTAACTGCAGCTATTTATGCGTCTCGCTCCCGAATGTCGGTACTTGTAATTGAGCATATGCTCTCCGGAGGGCAAATCGCTACCAGTGATATCGTGGAAAACTACCCCGGTTTTCCTGAAGGAATTAACGGCCTGGAGTTCGGTCAGCTTTTGGAAGAGCAGGCACGCAAATTTGGCACGGAAATGGCGTTGACCACCATTGAGCGGGTATCGCTTCAGGGTGATGTCAAAGAGGTACATACCACAGAGGGTGCATTTCGCGCCAAGACACTGTTGATTGCCACCGGTACCCGTTCCCGTCCCCTTGATGTTCCGGGCGAAAAAGAGTTGAAAGGAAAAGGCGTTTCTTACTGTGTAACGTGCGACGGCTCCTTTTACCATGACAAAGAAGTTGTGGTGGTGGGTGGTGGTGACTCCGCACTGGAAGAGGCACTGGTGATGACCAAGTTTGCGTCCAAAGTGTATCTGGTGCACCGCCGGGAAGAGTTACGGGGCATTGGCATTTTGCAGGACCGGGTTAAGGCTAACCCCAAAATTGAACTTATTTTAAATACTGTG from the Dethiobacter alkaliphilus AHT 1 genome contains:
- the trxB gene encoding thioredoxin-disulfide reductase, whose translation is MTRQETLYDLIVLGGGPAGLTAAIYASRSRMSVLVIEHMLSGGQIATSDIVENYPGFPEGINGLEFGQLLEEQARKFGTEMALTTIERVSLQGDVKEVHTTEGAFRAKTLLIATGTRSRPLDVPGEKELKGKGVSYCVTCDGSFYHDKEVVVVGGGDSALEEALVMTKFASKVYLVHRREELRGIGILQDRVKANPKIELILNTVVTKINGTDGVESVTLHDKVQNKTWDLAVEGIFLYVGLLPNTEFLGDELPQSKHGYLLTNEDMETSVPGVYAAGDLREKSLRQVVTAVSDGAIAAVNAAHYLDELKEREANKSE